A stretch of the Medicago truncatula cultivar Jemalong A17 chromosome 5, MtrunA17r5.0-ANR, whole genome shotgun sequence genome encodes the following:
- the LOC11423541 gene encoding uncharacterized protein isoform X1, giving the protein MRLESGTCNVCSAPCSSCMHVNHAPEEFSDDNCRSGEANVQNSMNEGNVHSLSSRACENLQHGVSETSNMLSVSSSHDSLSENAESRQILLNKYQDPNHLEGHDDNTSCISRASDANSRIPEKNSKCSIENCSSSLTKESAPVATSGEKCTANKDKLIEGTSNDSLKVCPKSQADPDNDKVCDAKVEDCKCSAHDGHHEKAEELVKSPRKQESQSENESDESDVVEHDVKVCDICGDAGREDLLAICCRCTDGAEHTYCMREMLEKLPEGDWLCEECQDAVEAENKRLVLNICCSDIEGKKNIKTTSTSQVSGKRRPDNIEVAPPAAKRQALELSKGSPKVSSPKKLVPLSRESSFKSSDKLKGKSGLLMPPRNHSGGDDAQTARSPSVGLRGQISKSMLLKSNSSNNLNSKPKVKIGDEVFPPRPKGGHEQTSKNMETTARMTSRSTLFKSSSLGRSSAIESKVKMLPKPATIQDLKGSRHSKESGSLDRKYLSRNDRPVASSVVSTPKGDQKLTPRGETVIKPSAVNNRESKINQDGKLSASSKSTNNISRKSVEPQGSSERTIASNDEALQDVLPRSRETANQVEKSRESLSDRLRPVVPTASKSSYCQKCEEFGHSLEGCTAGNLQESGAEISVTASSISKEEMHKGNKLKAAIQAALLKRPEIYRKKEVSSQTDEIPTSGTELNCEATSRDQVLVSNTLKNSISTEETREQQEVLENSTSESSKCSSASDLKQLNSCPTDLCSQLGKSDLVGLNAQKPLVRDLSRKAVAISSVVSKMLAFPEYEYIWQGVFEVHRNGKPPELCTGVQAHLSSSASPKVLEVVTKFSPEVSLNEVSRLSTWPSQFHHGGAREDNIALYFFARDVESYERHYKGLLDHMIRNDLALKGIFDGVELLIFPSNQLPENSQRWNMLLFLWGVFRGRRVDHSGSAKSICIPSLNAMPVEENSSTAVVTLSERCLSKGIDEKPINSDKAGNTLPFSTSQDQSPTIASNNTDINHQTQLCSQQVPLEMSDGTIDSKTASRVSKSCQQTKFTGSSLKASVVEDERCTESKPSEEMGTGVSYKMVEASTDSASSDKQENTLCQAIPSVSNQDRDAACNISKNEILERMNCDEDQQRTKRKQKEDCHYIDLEETIDNHETHAASNIGKDKISERMKIDEDQQRPKRKHRNGHYIDLEATVENQETDAGINITKDNISDKIGDEDQQRLKRKAKEDCHYIDLEAPLQEDLSTEGADYQLPNDKEVHHVDPSVAGLQKMPWNEVNGKLEDAESSRKKLRTSEIYDRHSSGGRLSFNDSLTSLGNDIGSRSSVGDKGCEEASVEKIIREDLGTMERTFFPVDTQNINGLQSVLNTMAMKGIHERENVIPNLNLALGDETEMPPSPPPAGPKGMLPFLVGPAEKKNNHADRPEDDVAAASLSLSLSFPSSNMEQTKASSKAELLPDGHRPSPSFLLFGRRYTDK; this is encoded by the exons ATGAGGCTTGAATCAGGGACTTGTAATGTGTGCTCAGCTCCTTGTTCATCTTGCATGCATGTTAACCATGCCCCTGAAGAGTTTTCTGATGATAACTGTCGCTCAGGGGAGGCTAATGTTCAGAATTCTATGAATGAGGGTAATGTACATTCTCTTAGTAGCCGAGCTTGTGAAAACTTGCAGCACGGTGTCAGTGAAACAAGTAATATGCTCAGTGTTAGTTCAAGTCACGATTCTCTATCTGAAAACGCGGAGAGTAGACAGATCTTGTTGAATAAGTATCAGGATCCCAACCATTTAGAAGGTCATGATGACAACACATCTTGTATTAGTAGAGCATCTGATGCTAATTCTCGTATAccagaaaaaaattcaaaatgctCTATTGAGAATTGCAGTTCATCATTAACCAAAGAGAGTGCACCTGTTGCTACTTCTGGCGAGAAATGCACTGCAAATAAGGATAAACTTATTGAAGGAACTTCCAATGATTCGCTAAAAGTATGTCCAAAGTCACAAGCAGATCCTGATAATGATAAAGTATGTGATGCTAAAGTTGAAGACTGTAAATGTTCGGCCCATGATGGACATCATGAGAAAGCTGAAGAGCTGGTTAAATCACCTAGAAAGCAGGAATCTCAATCTGAAAATGAGAGTGATGAATCAGATGTTGTGGAACATGAT GTGAAGGTATGCGACATCTGTGGAGATGCTGGTCGTGAGGATCTACTTGCCATATGCTGCAGGTGCACTGATGGTGCAGAGCACAC CTACTGCATGCGAGAAATGCTTGAGAAACTCCCTGAAGGGGATTGGTTGTGTGAAGAATGCCAAGATGCAGTGGAAGCTGAAAACAAGAGGCTGG TACTGAATATTTGTTGTTCAGAcattgaagggaaaaaaaacattaaaactaCTTCCACGTCACAAGTTTCTGGCAAAAGACGTCCTGACAACATTGAAGTGGCTCCTCCAGCAGCAAAAAGGCAAGCTCTTGAATTAAGCAAAGGATCACCAAAGGTGTCAAGCCCTAAGAAATTGGTTCCACTATCACGAGAATCTTCATTTAAGAGCTCAGATAAATTAAAAGGGAAGTCTGGTCTTCTGATGCCTCCTCGTAACCACTCTGGTGGTGATGACGCACAGACTGCTCGATCTCCTTCCGTTGGCCTCCGGGGTCAAATTTCAAAAA GTATGTTGTTGAAGTCTAATTCATCCAACAACTTAAATTCCAAGCCGAAAGTCAAAATTGGTGATGAAGTTTTTCCACCAAGACCAAAAGGGGGTCATGAACAAACTTCTAAGAATATGGAGACAACTGCTCGTATGACAAGCAGGTCAACATTATTCAAATCCTCTAGTTTGGGCCGATCAAGTGCAATTGAATCAAAAGTTAAAATGCTACCTAAGCCTGCAACTATTCAGGACTTGAAAGGGTCCAGACATTCTAAAGAATCAGGTTCGTTGGACCGAAAGTATCTGTCTAGGAATGACAGGCCTGTGGCTAGTTCTGTTGTTTCCACACCTAAGGGCGATCAGAAGCTTACACCTCGGGGAGAAACCGTTATTAAGCCTTCAGCAGTTAATAATCGAGAGTCGAAGATAAACCAGGATGGAAAGTTAAGTGCGTCATCAAAATCAACGAACAATATAAGCCGTAAAAGTGTGGAGCCTCAGGGTAGTTCAG AGAGAACAATAGCCAGTAATGATGAAGCTCTACAGGATGTGCTGCCTCGATCACGAGAGACAGCAAATCAGGTTGAGAAATCCAGAGAGAGTCTTAGTGATCGTTTAAGGCCAGTTGTTCCCACTGCATCAAAAAGTTCATACTGTCAAAAATGTGAGGAATTTGGCCATTCACTAGAAGGTTGCACAGCTGGTAATCTGCAAGAATCTGGTGCTGAAATATCTGTTACTGCctcaagtatctcaaaagaggaGATGCATAAAGGCAATAAATTGAAAGCTGCAATACAGGCTGCTTTACTTAAAAGGCCTGAAATTTACAGGAAGAAAGAAGTATCTAGTCAAACCGATGAAATTCCTACATCAGGCACGGAGTTGAATTGTGAAGCAACTTCACGAGACCAAGTTTTGGTTTCTAACACACTTAAGAATAGTATATCTACTGAAGAAACTCGTGAACAACAGGAAGTCCTTGAGAATTCTACATCTGAATCTTCTAAATGTTCATCTGCCAGCGATTTGAAGCAACTTAACTCTTGTCCAACTGATCTTTGTTCACAACTAGGAAAGTCGGATTTAGTTGGTCTTAATGCACAAAAGCCTTTAGTGAGAGACTTGTCTAGAAAAGCCGTGGCGATCTCAAGTGTTGTTTCGAAGATGCTGGCCTTTCCTGAATATGAATACATCTGGCA GGGTGTCTTTGAAGTGCATAGAAATGGAAAGCCTCCAGAATTATGTACTGGAGTTCAGGCACATTTATCCTCTTCTGCATCTCCTAAGGTTCTTGAGGTAGTGACCAAGTTTAGTCCCGAAGTTTCCCTCAACGAAGTTTCACGCTTGAGTACATGGCCATCACAGTTTCATCATGGTGGTGCTAGAGAAGATAATATTGCTCTTTACTTCTTTGCCAGAGATGTTGAAAG CTATGAGAGACACTACAAAGGTCTACTGGATCACATGATTAGAAATGATTTAGCACTTAAAGGAATTTTCGATGGCGTTGAACTTCTCATATTCCCATCCAATCAGCTTCCAGAAAATTCACAGC GCTGGAATATGTTGCTTTTCTTATGGGGTGTATTTAGGGGGCGGAGGGTCGATCATTCTGGTTCTGCAAAAAGCATCTGTATTCCAAGTTTGAATGCAATGCCAGTTGAGGAGAATTCTTCAACTGCTGTTGTGACTTTGTCTGAGCGTTGTTTGTCGAAGGGCATTGATGAAAAACCAATTAATTCTGACAAAGCAGGCAATACACTTCCCTTTTCAACTTCCCAAGATCAATCTCCAACTATAGCGAGTAACAATACTGATATCAATCACCAGACACAATTGTGTTCGCAACAAGTACCCTTAGAAATGTCAGATGGTACAATCGACAGCAAAACTGCATCCAGGGTTTCAAAAAGCTGTCAACAAACGAAATTTACTGGTTCATCCCTG AAAGCTAGTGTAGTAGAGGATGAACGGTGCACAGAGTCTAAACCTTCTGAAGAAATGGGAACAGGTGTGAGTTACAAGATGGTGGAAGCTAGTACTGATTCTGCTTCTTCTGACAAGCAAGAGAATACCCTCTGCCAGGCGATTCCTTCTGTTAGCAATCAAGATAGAGATGCTGCCTGCAATATTAGTAAGAATGAAATTTTGGAGAGAATGAACTGTGATGAAGATCAGCAAAGGACCAAAAGGAAACAGAAAGAAGATTGTCACTATATTGATTTGGAGGAAACAATTGACAATCACGAAACACATGCTGCAAGCAATATTGGTAAGGATAAAATTTCTGAAAGAATGAAAATTGATGAAGATCAGCAAAGGCCTAAGAGGAAACATAGAAATGGTCACTATATCGACTTGGAGGCAACTGTTGAAAATCAAGAAACAGATGCTGGAATCAATATAACTAAAGATAACATTTCAGATAAAATAGGTGATGAAGATCAGCAACGGCTTAAGAGGAAAGCAAAAGAAGATTGTCACTATATTGACTTGGAGGCACCTCTTCAGGAAGACCTGTCTACTGAAGGGGCTGATTACCAGCTACCCAATGATAAAGAAGTTCATCATGTTGATCCATCAGTGGCTGGTTTACAGAAAATGCCTTGGAATGAGGTAAATGGAAAATTAGAAGATGCAGAAAGTTCCAGAAAGAAGCTGAGGACAAGCGAGATTTATGATCGTCACAGTTCTGGAGGTAGGCTCTCCTTTAATGACAGTTTGACATCTCTTGGAAATGATATTGGTTCCCGTTCTTCAGTTGGAGACAAAGGATGTGAAGAAGCTTCCGTTGAAAAAATCATCCGTGAGGACTTGGGAACGATGGAAAGAACCTTCTTTCCTGTTGATACTCAGAATATCAATGGCTTGCAATCGGTGCTGAATACTATGGCAATGAAAGGGATTCATGAGCGCGAGAATGTGATTCCAAATCTAAATCTTGCTTTAGGGGATGAAACAGAAATGCCTCCTTCTCCTCCTCCTGCCGGCCCTAAGGGTATGCTGCCTTTCCTAGTTGGGCCagcagaaaagaaaaataaccatGCAGATAGGCCAGAAGATGACGTTGCTGCTGCATCTCTGTCCCTTTCTCTATCGTTTCCATCTTCAAACATGGAACAAACAAAAGCTTCTTCGAAGGCAGAGCTTTTGCCTGATGGGCACCGTCCGAGTCCTTCATTTCTCCTTTTTGGGAGGAGATACACAGACAAATAA
- the LOC11423541 gene encoding uncharacterized protein isoform X2 codes for MRLESGTCNVCSAPCSSCMHVNHAPEEFSDDNCRSGEANVQNSMNEGNVHSLSSRACENLQHGVSETSNMLSVSSSHDSLSENAESRQILLNKYQDPNHLEGHDDNTSCISRASDANSRIPEKNSKCSIENCSSSLTKESAPVATSGEKCTANKDKLIEGTSNDSLKVCPKSQADPDNDKVCDAKVEDCKCSAHDGHHEKAEELVKSPRKQESQSENESDESDVVEHDVKVCDICGDAGREDLLAICCRCTDGAEHTYCMREMLEKLPEGDWLCEECQDAVEAENKRLDIEGKKNIKTTSTSQVSGKRRPDNIEVAPPAAKRQALELSKGSPKVSSPKKLVPLSRESSFKSSDKLKGKSGLLMPPRNHSGGDDAQTARSPSVGLRGQISKSMLLKSNSSNNLNSKPKVKIGDEVFPPRPKGGHEQTSKNMETTARMTSRSTLFKSSSLGRSSAIESKVKMLPKPATIQDLKGSRHSKESGSLDRKYLSRNDRPVASSVVSTPKGDQKLTPRGETVIKPSAVNNRESKINQDGKLSASSKSTNNISRKSVEPQGSSERTIASNDEALQDVLPRSRETANQVEKSRESLSDRLRPVVPTASKSSYCQKCEEFGHSLEGCTAGNLQESGAEISVTASSISKEEMHKGNKLKAAIQAALLKRPEIYRKKEVSSQTDEIPTSGTELNCEATSRDQVLVSNTLKNSISTEETREQQEVLENSTSESSKCSSASDLKQLNSCPTDLCSQLGKSDLVGLNAQKPLVRDLSRKAVAISSVVSKMLAFPEYEYIWQGVFEVHRNGKPPELCTGVQAHLSSSASPKVLEVVTKFSPEVSLNEVSRLSTWPSQFHHGGAREDNIALYFFARDVESYERHYKGLLDHMIRNDLALKGIFDGVELLIFPSNQLPENSQRWNMLLFLWGVFRGRRVDHSGSAKSICIPSLNAMPVEENSSTAVVTLSERCLSKGIDEKPINSDKAGNTLPFSTSQDQSPTIASNNTDINHQTQLCSQQVPLEMSDGTIDSKTASRVSKSCQQTKFTGSSLKASVVEDERCTESKPSEEMGTGVSYKMVEASTDSASSDKQENTLCQAIPSVSNQDRDAACNISKNEILERMNCDEDQQRTKRKQKEDCHYIDLEETIDNHETHAASNIGKDKISERMKIDEDQQRPKRKHRNGHYIDLEATVENQETDAGINITKDNISDKIGDEDQQRLKRKAKEDCHYIDLEAPLQEDLSTEGADYQLPNDKEVHHVDPSVAGLQKMPWNEVNGKLEDAESSRKKLRTSEIYDRHSSGGRLSFNDSLTSLGNDIGSRSSVGDKGCEEASVEKIIREDLGTMERTFFPVDTQNINGLQSVLNTMAMKGIHERENVIPNLNLALGDETEMPPSPPPAGPKGMLPFLVGPAEKKNNHADRPEDDVAAASLSLSLSFPSSNMEQTKASSKAELLPDGHRPSPSFLLFGRRYTDK; via the exons ATGAGGCTTGAATCAGGGACTTGTAATGTGTGCTCAGCTCCTTGTTCATCTTGCATGCATGTTAACCATGCCCCTGAAGAGTTTTCTGATGATAACTGTCGCTCAGGGGAGGCTAATGTTCAGAATTCTATGAATGAGGGTAATGTACATTCTCTTAGTAGCCGAGCTTGTGAAAACTTGCAGCACGGTGTCAGTGAAACAAGTAATATGCTCAGTGTTAGTTCAAGTCACGATTCTCTATCTGAAAACGCGGAGAGTAGACAGATCTTGTTGAATAAGTATCAGGATCCCAACCATTTAGAAGGTCATGATGACAACACATCTTGTATTAGTAGAGCATCTGATGCTAATTCTCGTATAccagaaaaaaattcaaaatgctCTATTGAGAATTGCAGTTCATCATTAACCAAAGAGAGTGCACCTGTTGCTACTTCTGGCGAGAAATGCACTGCAAATAAGGATAAACTTATTGAAGGAACTTCCAATGATTCGCTAAAAGTATGTCCAAAGTCACAAGCAGATCCTGATAATGATAAAGTATGTGATGCTAAAGTTGAAGACTGTAAATGTTCGGCCCATGATGGACATCATGAGAAAGCTGAAGAGCTGGTTAAATCACCTAGAAAGCAGGAATCTCAATCTGAAAATGAGAGTGATGAATCAGATGTTGTGGAACATGAT GTGAAGGTATGCGACATCTGTGGAGATGCTGGTCGTGAGGATCTACTTGCCATATGCTGCAGGTGCACTGATGGTGCAGAGCACAC CTACTGCATGCGAGAAATGCTTGAGAAACTCCCTGAAGGGGATTGGTTGTGTGAAGAATGCCAAGATGCAGTGGAAGCTGAAAACAAGAGGCTGG AcattgaagggaaaaaaaacattaaaactaCTTCCACGTCACAAGTTTCTGGCAAAAGACGTCCTGACAACATTGAAGTGGCTCCTCCAGCAGCAAAAAGGCAAGCTCTTGAATTAAGCAAAGGATCACCAAAGGTGTCAAGCCCTAAGAAATTGGTTCCACTATCACGAGAATCTTCATTTAAGAGCTCAGATAAATTAAAAGGGAAGTCTGGTCTTCTGATGCCTCCTCGTAACCACTCTGGTGGTGATGACGCACAGACTGCTCGATCTCCTTCCGTTGGCCTCCGGGGTCAAATTTCAAAAA GTATGTTGTTGAAGTCTAATTCATCCAACAACTTAAATTCCAAGCCGAAAGTCAAAATTGGTGATGAAGTTTTTCCACCAAGACCAAAAGGGGGTCATGAACAAACTTCTAAGAATATGGAGACAACTGCTCGTATGACAAGCAGGTCAACATTATTCAAATCCTCTAGTTTGGGCCGATCAAGTGCAATTGAATCAAAAGTTAAAATGCTACCTAAGCCTGCAACTATTCAGGACTTGAAAGGGTCCAGACATTCTAAAGAATCAGGTTCGTTGGACCGAAAGTATCTGTCTAGGAATGACAGGCCTGTGGCTAGTTCTGTTGTTTCCACACCTAAGGGCGATCAGAAGCTTACACCTCGGGGAGAAACCGTTATTAAGCCTTCAGCAGTTAATAATCGAGAGTCGAAGATAAACCAGGATGGAAAGTTAAGTGCGTCATCAAAATCAACGAACAATATAAGCCGTAAAAGTGTGGAGCCTCAGGGTAGTTCAG AGAGAACAATAGCCAGTAATGATGAAGCTCTACAGGATGTGCTGCCTCGATCACGAGAGACAGCAAATCAGGTTGAGAAATCCAGAGAGAGTCTTAGTGATCGTTTAAGGCCAGTTGTTCCCACTGCATCAAAAAGTTCATACTGTCAAAAATGTGAGGAATTTGGCCATTCACTAGAAGGTTGCACAGCTGGTAATCTGCAAGAATCTGGTGCTGAAATATCTGTTACTGCctcaagtatctcaaaagaggaGATGCATAAAGGCAATAAATTGAAAGCTGCAATACAGGCTGCTTTACTTAAAAGGCCTGAAATTTACAGGAAGAAAGAAGTATCTAGTCAAACCGATGAAATTCCTACATCAGGCACGGAGTTGAATTGTGAAGCAACTTCACGAGACCAAGTTTTGGTTTCTAACACACTTAAGAATAGTATATCTACTGAAGAAACTCGTGAACAACAGGAAGTCCTTGAGAATTCTACATCTGAATCTTCTAAATGTTCATCTGCCAGCGATTTGAAGCAACTTAACTCTTGTCCAACTGATCTTTGTTCACAACTAGGAAAGTCGGATTTAGTTGGTCTTAATGCACAAAAGCCTTTAGTGAGAGACTTGTCTAGAAAAGCCGTGGCGATCTCAAGTGTTGTTTCGAAGATGCTGGCCTTTCCTGAATATGAATACATCTGGCA GGGTGTCTTTGAAGTGCATAGAAATGGAAAGCCTCCAGAATTATGTACTGGAGTTCAGGCACATTTATCCTCTTCTGCATCTCCTAAGGTTCTTGAGGTAGTGACCAAGTTTAGTCCCGAAGTTTCCCTCAACGAAGTTTCACGCTTGAGTACATGGCCATCACAGTTTCATCATGGTGGTGCTAGAGAAGATAATATTGCTCTTTACTTCTTTGCCAGAGATGTTGAAAG CTATGAGAGACACTACAAAGGTCTACTGGATCACATGATTAGAAATGATTTAGCACTTAAAGGAATTTTCGATGGCGTTGAACTTCTCATATTCCCATCCAATCAGCTTCCAGAAAATTCACAGC GCTGGAATATGTTGCTTTTCTTATGGGGTGTATTTAGGGGGCGGAGGGTCGATCATTCTGGTTCTGCAAAAAGCATCTGTATTCCAAGTTTGAATGCAATGCCAGTTGAGGAGAATTCTTCAACTGCTGTTGTGACTTTGTCTGAGCGTTGTTTGTCGAAGGGCATTGATGAAAAACCAATTAATTCTGACAAAGCAGGCAATACACTTCCCTTTTCAACTTCCCAAGATCAATCTCCAACTATAGCGAGTAACAATACTGATATCAATCACCAGACACAATTGTGTTCGCAACAAGTACCCTTAGAAATGTCAGATGGTACAATCGACAGCAAAACTGCATCCAGGGTTTCAAAAAGCTGTCAACAAACGAAATTTACTGGTTCATCCCTG AAAGCTAGTGTAGTAGAGGATGAACGGTGCACAGAGTCTAAACCTTCTGAAGAAATGGGAACAGGTGTGAGTTACAAGATGGTGGAAGCTAGTACTGATTCTGCTTCTTCTGACAAGCAAGAGAATACCCTCTGCCAGGCGATTCCTTCTGTTAGCAATCAAGATAGAGATGCTGCCTGCAATATTAGTAAGAATGAAATTTTGGAGAGAATGAACTGTGATGAAGATCAGCAAAGGACCAAAAGGAAACAGAAAGAAGATTGTCACTATATTGATTTGGAGGAAACAATTGACAATCACGAAACACATGCTGCAAGCAATATTGGTAAGGATAAAATTTCTGAAAGAATGAAAATTGATGAAGATCAGCAAAGGCCTAAGAGGAAACATAGAAATGGTCACTATATCGACTTGGAGGCAACTGTTGAAAATCAAGAAACAGATGCTGGAATCAATATAACTAAAGATAACATTTCAGATAAAATAGGTGATGAAGATCAGCAACGGCTTAAGAGGAAAGCAAAAGAAGATTGTCACTATATTGACTTGGAGGCACCTCTTCAGGAAGACCTGTCTACTGAAGGGGCTGATTACCAGCTACCCAATGATAAAGAAGTTCATCATGTTGATCCATCAGTGGCTGGTTTACAGAAAATGCCTTGGAATGAGGTAAATGGAAAATTAGAAGATGCAGAAAGTTCCAGAAAGAAGCTGAGGACAAGCGAGATTTATGATCGTCACAGTTCTGGAGGTAGGCTCTCCTTTAATGACAGTTTGACATCTCTTGGAAATGATATTGGTTCCCGTTCTTCAGTTGGAGACAAAGGATGTGAAGAAGCTTCCGTTGAAAAAATCATCCGTGAGGACTTGGGAACGATGGAAAGAACCTTCTTTCCTGTTGATACTCAGAATATCAATGGCTTGCAATCGGTGCTGAATACTATGGCAATGAAAGGGATTCATGAGCGCGAGAATGTGATTCCAAATCTAAATCTTGCTTTAGGGGATGAAACAGAAATGCCTCCTTCTCCTCCTCCTGCCGGCCCTAAGGGTATGCTGCCTTTCCTAGTTGGGCCagcagaaaagaaaaataaccatGCAGATAGGCCAGAAGATGACGTTGCTGCTGCATCTCTGTCCCTTTCTCTATCGTTTCCATCTTCAAACATGGAACAAACAAAAGCTTCTTCGAAGGCAGAGCTTTTGCCTGATGGGCACCGTCCGAGTCCTTCATTTCTCCTTTTTGGGAGGAGATACACAGACAAATAA